The following nucleotide sequence is from Salvia splendens isolate huo1 chromosome 2, SspV2, whole genome shotgun sequence.
TAACAaattagcaacttaagaaaagttagcaacatATCACACCccaatattagtatattttaattaaccgactaaaatgaaaacataaaataaaatacttttacTCGCTTTAGGGTGTAATTGTTCCGAACTAATtagctaataaaataaaatatcttttaCAGCTTTAGGGTGTaagctaataaaataaaataaaatgaattaataatcAAATGACTATAAtttgtataattaataaaaatactgtttttactttcttttataatCTGTAagctaataaaaataaaaataacggAAAGAAGCAACTCTAGCATTTGATTATAGTGGTGTAGAAGGTTTGTAAGTCAATTAATTTCATTGTATTTTTTCAACATTTCTTCCGaactgtttttttttcaattattattaaGGCATAAAAGTTGAAAAATCGCAATCAATACCATGGGTGGGCTGGGAGAGACGTGTGCCATGATCCATCCGAACAAATTTAAAAGCGTCATCTTCAGGCAGCGTGGAATCAACGCAGACTTTATTATTAATAGAATCTGCCACTCTGGACCCTCTCTCCTCATTATTCTTTATCAAActaagtattttaatttataagcaccaaaaaaatctaaatatgCACTAACTTGGCATATTTCAACCTACTCATTCTATAAACAGATCACATCTAAAATGATTTATCAAGTCAATTATTTTGAGACAATAAAAACTAAACCACCATTttgttatattatttgataCTTCCACCGTcttacaataagagtcatatttgaTATgagcacaagttttaagaataATGAGTTAgaaaagttagtaaaatatgtgattattttttatattgattttatatgtttgtataaatttacaataaatatggagtactactattcgACAAACTTGTAAAGTTGATTACAACATTTTTTCACTATTGAAAGGTTGAGTACAATTTATTTGAGAATCCTAAAAAGTCctagtactagtactatctGAATAAATGTCCAGTTAAATTCCACCCTATAACAATACACCTCTCTCTCACGCAATAAAACCCCGTCAATAAATGAGAGCTGAATCGCATCAGCACCGCCGCGCCTTCATTGTGATACCTTCACTCGGTTCTCTCTCTTCCATTTTTAATCTCCGTAGCATTTTGTTGGTCGTCGTCGTTTCTGCTCGTAACTACAGAACCGAATATATGGTGAGCTCGCATATCCTTAACTATTCTCCGCGTTGCTATGATTTTCCTCTGCTATTTTTGGTCAAATTAGTATCGTCTGCGGAATTATGGTTTAATACTTGAATTAAGCTGTTCTATGACTTGATCTTCAGCTTGAATGTTATTTAGTATTCGATCTCATGATCATCTATTGTTTGATCATTGATGTGGCTAGGTAATCACATATTCTCATTCAGCCTCCTTATCTAGATTGTATTTATACTCCACTTACTAGTacttttcacaatttcactgGTATATGATCATAGCAGTAATCTGTAAATATAAAGTAAAGTGATCTGTCCTGTTTTTAACTAGAAGATTGTCATTTCGGTTTGTAATGTTTATTGGCTACACTCTGTCCTCTTTGTGGACATTGATCTGTGGTTGTGGAATTTgatgaaaattaaaaactactactatattaatCTGTGGTTGTGGTTGTTAGTATATTGTGCTTATAGATTAGATAGTGTGTGGTTGCTGATTATTAATTCCATATCTCTTCCATTACTTATAGGCAAACGCTGCATCTGGAATGGCTGTGCATGATGATTGCAAGCGGAGGTTCTTGGAACTCAAGGCCAAAAGGACTCACCGCTTTATAGTCTTTAAAATTGAAGAGAAGCAGAAGCAGGTTATTGTTGAAAAAATTGGCGACCCAGCTCAAAACTACGAGGACTTTGCTGCTACTCTTCCTCCTAACGAATGCAGATACGCTGTTTACGACTTTGATTTTGTTACTGCAGAGAATTGCCAGAAAAGCAGGATATTCTTCATTGCTTGGTACTCCATAATTAACCTTTTACCTAGTTGTTGTTCTACTCCATTTTTTTGGTACAAAGTTTCAATTGGTTTGTCCATGTTAGGTGTCCTGACACTTCTCGTGTCCGAAGCAAGATGATTTATGCCAGCTCAAAGGATAGATTCAAGAGGGAGCTGGATGGAATTCAAGTGGAATTGCAAGCTACCGATCCAACTGAAATGGATCTTGACGTTATCAAGAGCCGCGCCAGCTAAGTAAAAATCCACAAGCCTTCTGCAACAGTCTTTTGCCTTTGCAATGACCATCACTTGAAAACGGTTGTCTATAGTATGTGGGGTGGTACAAATACAATTGTGTAGTGATGGCTAGTCACAAGTGCTTGTTGTAGTGTTCTTTTGATTTTAACTGGAGTTTTGTGTGTCATATACTAATACTATGATGGTATTTTCCAATTGAGACTATATTTTTTGGGTGTTCCATTTGTAGACCAGTATATATCTACATGCTCACAATTCTATATGACAACTTGAGATATTTCGTGTTGTTTGGGAGTGCGAAAAAGCATATTCTACTTGGTGTTCTAGCTGCCATGGAGATACAGCAGCAGTGTTCTTAATGCAGTCATTCATTTAAGAAGTGGTGTATATGCTATACTTGTTTGCTCAAAAGCAAGCAACATTTTACTGGATTATCATCACTGGCTCACTGCTCGTGGCCTTACATTTCAATGTACAATGCGATTCCAAACTGCCGAATGCCGATAGATGTAGTACTACTAGTTCAATAATTTTGTATGAATTGTTTTTGTatctactctctccgtccgtgaaatgttgttcacttttaccatttctATCCGTCTGCGAAAGGTTGTCCACtttgtttttgttattttgttttttttttcatttttgataaATGAAGTCCACCTTCcattaactcattacactcacatagAGTATTATGAAACTAATACTTCATCCCTACTCACATAGAGTATTATCACATAGAGTATTATGAAACTAATACTTCATCCCTCCCATAAAATTTACAATATCATTCCATTTTTTGGTTTAGATTGTTAGGCCAATGGTCCACCGACGGATCCTGTTAATTTTATCTTATAAAATTCGCAATAACATTCAATTTGTTTTGGATTGTTAGACTAAAGGTATCCATAAGCACACCAATGACTATTCTCGGTACTTTATTTATAGGCGATTTGCTTAACTTGCCTTGGAAAAACAAGTCAAACTTAAAAGtagttatttttaaattataaaattcacaataacattccctttttttatttattttggctGTTAGACTAAGGGTATTCAAAGCGTAACTCAATAATAATTCTCCGTGTTGAAATATAGGCATATCGAAGAATAAGACAATTGGCCCAAAGATTTAAGACTGCTTCATACTGATTATTCCTCGTGCTAATTTGTAGGTACCTCGAAAGGTGATACAATTGACCACCCAAAAATTTAAAGCTACTCCATATTGATCGGGCTTAGTTTTTGCACTAAGCACAACCCACAAATGCATGGTGTTATAGCACAAAAGTAATAATTTATCGATACCACAAGGATTAATATGTTGACTAGCGCGAAGCAATTTCGATCACTATTTAAATGGTTCATAAAAGGTTtgagtttttattattttctaaagcAGGATTGAATCATTAAACAAATTACCCTTCGTCCATGAAAAAGAGTCAtatttttgccattttgggataTCCAAAAAATGGTCTCATTTCTAAAAGTGGAAAgtttatctttcatattttaACCACTTTTTCACTCACTCTCTCTTACATTATCTGTTGTTTCTtatatctcttttactttaccaacttCTCATTAAAATCTCACGTCcacaaataagactattttttattgACTAAGAGAGTAAGATTAATTGGGTTTTAAGAATTTAGATAAACGGAATGCATAATTCTAGGATCCAATATGATAATTTATTGAACCGATTATGTAATCACTATGCCTACAATCATTATCCTTCTAGTTACTAGACGATAACTTTTTTTAAGCCAAACCTTTTCTCCAATTACCTAACCCGTAgatagtgttgcccacggttcgaaaaccggcggttccggttcggaaccgccggttccggttttggcggaggcggaaccggaaccggaccgtgaggctatttcacggttccggttccagttcgaaaaccggcggttccggttccggttcggaaccgccggttttccggcagttttggcggttccggttttcgaaccggcggtttcgcggttcaattattattttttttttaaatttgaaatttggctttatacaacaaatcggaacaagacaatgcataattcaagcacaaataagacgaataaggagaaaatgaaataaattttattgattttgagttgtaacggacaacgatacattacaatttacaatacataagtatacaatacaacaacatacaacaatgtaatataatttacaagtgtcgtcgcctcgtcgaactcggaaggtaaataaaaaaacatgaaatgggggggaaaaaggaaaaattgaaaagggcttgggaacaacttaaactttcaaagttaaacttttcaaatttaagttgagttgcctacgtatccacaattttattgaggaatcaaagcccacgtagttctcttaccttgggatcaacccttttttcttgcaaaatgttgcccattttctaagcaaacacatatcagcacgccatatacacattgctgcatttctaataggggcaatttgatcttccaaagcaatcaatgcatctcgaacacacatagtcagaatattattcaagcatctagcatggaaaaaattagcactaatagatagtttgttctgattttttccatgctagatgcttgaataatgttctgactatgtgtgttcgagatgcattgattgctttggaagatcaaattgcccctattagaaatgcagcaatgtgtatatggcgtgctgatatgtgtttgcttagaaaatgggcaacattttgcaagaaaaaagggttgattccgagaagaattttcatagatcattcaggatgcggctaagttgtacttgaagatcattaaaatatattccccatttgataaatatcttattggtgaaaaagtgggtatctttgggggagatggtactggaacacaaatttatatatggaatctggatgaatgatgatcagattatagtttaaaatgggaagctgggttcatgagcaatagcatgtgccacatcttgctcttctcgagtctacaaaataatatttgtattgtaaatttcaaataaaattatgaacaataatgtaatgtaattcaaaattaattaaattagtagataataaatattaacctgccaagcatccatgttcatttgagaaatttcatcaataacggatctccgagatggcctcttggactttccctttcccttatcaacacgaccttctcgggatgaagacatcttgatatatagtagaaatgtagaaatatggaataatttttttttagcaattgagaatgaaagacaacttatagaactacgagAATAAATATAAAGCCTATAACAATGcttaataagagtagcacttgagtaattaaatggaagcacaatagcacaaatgagaaattggagacaaagagagagaattgagagattgaagagaaaaactcttattaacacaagagtggggtaaatgtaaatgaggatagaggggggtatttatagataaaaatgagggggaaaatggaagaattcgaatttgaaatttgaaaaaaaaaatttgaaatttcacaaaaccggcggttttggcggaaaaccgccggaaccgccggttttcgagataaaaccgccggttcggtcaatgaaccgtctgcaaaagctgcgccATTATCGCCTCGTgttccgcgccgcctcgaaagccactgaaccggcggttaaccgccggttttcacggttaaccgcctgTTAACCGCCGAAAAATAGGCGGTTCCGGCCGGTTTTTctgctgaaaagctgccgcGCCGGCCCCATCCCCCATGCCTCGATATACGtacccgaaccggcggttccacggttaaccgccggttccgaaccgtcccaaACCgtcggttcgaaatatcttgaacctgaaccggaccgcaacccgaattgcgacggttccggttcgggaatattgccacggttccggtttggaaccggaaccggcggttccggttcgacggttaaccgccggaaccggaaccggtgggcatctctacccGTAGATTACCCTCCTAGCACGAAGGTATCCCTTAGATGTCTAGTGTGTACCTTAAGATCAATGCGCTCTCACGTCATCTGCAatgctgtctcttatccgtcccttaaattactatttatgaccccactatacttttttactccatctcttaactaagggacggaacctgcaaccctccatctcttatccgtcccttaaccgtctcttaaattactattcattcaatttcattttttatttttatttccaaccaaattcaattaataaaaaacacacttcattaaataaaataaaattacaacataaaataaaaatacaacttaaaattaaaaaaaacacattattaaaatcctaaaaaaaataaaaattacataatttaaaatacaattttatagaaaataaaaaaactactccaccggcgaatcatcccccgaaggcggtggaggtgcactgaagccacctggaggcggaataccaagttgtcttgccataaactcatttctggcaagataggcttggtattggggaggcgtcatgcgggaagtgtcggtcatgtacatggacattagggagttcgagggtgcccccgagcctgagcccgcctggcttgattcggctcggcccctcctccctctagccgccttcgtcgcatttctcccttgctgccgacggcgcccacgggaagACCCCTCGGCATCGTCtatcgtgccctcaacctcctgctaggcaaactcttgtgcggcgctgcccgaaccgccctcactagacgagtattggccacccgctgTGTGCTTTGTGCGCTTCGAgatcgagcccgagctggaccggacaccgccggcccacctttcctcatctttgacgacctcccaaacatcgacatgtttgaattgtttggcggtgtcgtcgaagtagactcgcaaagccgacctcagagtgtcggctcccgtggctccgctttggtaatgagccgcttcactcttgtagatgacgcataattttttgacttctttgtcgactcggtcaaagtgagcacGAAACATCTTATATTTGcagcggcgggaccccttcggcttaatctcgtggttgGCCTCGATGACCTTTTCCccgaagcacttccgggattgttgactcccgacgatgggatcgtacaaGACGCTGATCCaagcgttgtacaccgccaacATTTCTTTGgggttgtacggatgccggcctagatcctcctcttcctcctccgcctccgccctggagcttccaccgcctcggccttcttccggagtgggttcaacggaataatcctcccgaatatgggataatccctgcgaatacctcggggcggagggacgggcgtatgcatccacatcaaaatggggtgatTGGTACCCCCctgcgtcgacgaaccggaaccaccacccaggacatCGTCCATGCCcaccagtcgccgaacgcgttgatgtcgaacccgccggagccgccaccgtcagagtttccgtcgccggacattttgtgatgagaggttagatgaaaattggagaggaaatggagatgatttgggaagaatagatgtgtatttgtgtgtgaaatgaggatgaattatgagtatttatagagtaaaaaaataaaaaataaacaaaaaaacggtaatattaacggtaatattactgtttttcattttttaaatgtttttttaattcgattttttttataaaatgatttattgcgtcagcgtgacgatgcccgcgccacgtcgcgctggcacgtggcgagacgtctcgccatccgtctcggcggGACGGAACGCTCGGCGgactggggacgagacggggcgctgcaacgcgtcatgCCGCCGTCTCTTCCCGGCGCGACGgattacgggccacccgcgtgacgcgttgcgggttgCCTCATATATAATCTCAAGTATCCCGATTGTGGAAGGTCGTTGCAAAGGGAAGGAGAATAAGGCGGCAGATCCCAAGTCGGTGAGAAGGTAAATGAGGGTAAGTGTGAAACCCCTAGCACTGTACCCCTCTAAACCCTTGTATTTATTAAGTGTTCCCCAACCTGCCTACTATTTGAAAAGTAGACCTCATTTGTTACAAAATGACCCCTACCTACTCCTTCCAAGTCCTCAATTACACATTTGTTTACCATAAAAATTTGATAATAAATCATTAAACAGCCCACAGCACAGAATTTTTATTACAAAGATCAAGAAAACCTAAAGATAGTACAAACCTGTAGGATATACAGGGTCGCATAGGATAGCCGCTCTCTATTTAAAACATAAGTGTCACAGCTAACAATGTCCTGTCAATTCCTTGTGTTTGACTTGTAGTAGAGTTCATCCCGCATATAAGAGACCTCCGATCATCTCCATAAGCATCATGGTTATTTGACAATGGAGGCCTCCTGTCCTGTGTAAGTGTtgtaagaccatccacaatgccgcccagccgaccgcccagccgagcgccggcgctgggcggtctattgcagtcgcccagcgggcgaatggagagagaaaccgcgcagtgctgggcggtcgcgtggcgctgggcggtccgctcggcgctattgcagcgcccggatcgcccagcgcaccgcctagcgcgaaatttaaatttttttt
It contains:
- the LOC121792281 gene encoding actin-depolymerizing factor 1-like, translated to MRAESHQHRRAFIVIPSLGSLSSIFNLRSILLVVVVSARNYRTEYMANAASGMAVHDDCKRRFLELKAKRTHRFIVFKIEEKQKQVIVEKIGDPAQNYEDFAATLPPNECRYAVYDFDFVTAENCQKSRIFFIAWCPDTSRVRSKMIYASSKDRFKRELDGIQVELQATDPTEMDLDVIKSRAS